Proteins from a single region of Gossypium arboreum isolate Shixiya-1 chromosome 1, ASM2569848v2, whole genome shotgun sequence:
- the LOC108481069 gene encoding protein JINGUBANG-like yields the protein MSSQFPNIFSFQTLKHRRIATLKTPSSHINCLAVHANLLYASSANEISVYSLSDHSFVDSFNHDPTTGFVKSIAFNQTKIFTAHQDGKIRIWKIDTLYKNHQHISTLPTVKDKFLNFMLPKNYVNVRRHKKKLWIQHWDTVSGLMVNDAKGLMYSVSWDKSFKIWNVKNQRCLESVKAHEDAVNTLAVSGNGTVYTGSADGLIRIWEMAERRHNLVGTLDKHKSTVNALALNDEGSILFSGGSDGRILVWEKRDDENEVGYVESLWDHKGAILCLINVGEWFVSGSSDRTVRVWQRGGKEGGGFHCSIVLEGHEKPVKSLVAVETRVLEGVFSICSGSLDGEIRVWEISICSNFKIPMNSIKLA from the coding sequence ATGTCTTCACAATTCCCTAATATTTTCTCATTTCAAACACTGAAACATCGTCGCATCGCCACTCTCAAAACCCCGAGCTCCCATATCAACTGCCTGGCCGTCCACGCTAACCTCCTCTACGCCTCCTCTGCCAACGAAATCAGCGTCTATAGTTTATCCGATCACTCCTTTGTCGATTCTTTTAACCACGATCCCACCACCGGGTTCGTCAAGTCCATCGCATTCAACCAAACCAAAATCTTCACCGCTCATCAAGACGGCAAGATCAGGATCTGGAAAATCGATACCCTTTACAAAAACCACCAGCATATCTCTACTCTCCCCACCGTTAAAGACAAGTTCCTCAATTTCATGTTGCCGAAGAACTACGTTAACGTACGGCGTCATAAGAAGAAGCTTTGGATCCAACACTGGGATACAGTTTCGGGGTTGATGGTAAATGACGCCAAGGGGTTAATGTACTCGGTTTCGTGGGACAAAAGTTTCAAGATATGGAACGTAAAGAACCAACGTTGTTTAGAGTCTGTTAAAGCTCATGAAGACGCCGTTAACACATTGGCTGTTTCCGGTAATGGAACTGTTTACACCGGCTCCGCCGATGGGTTGATTAGAATCTGGGAAATGGCGGAGAGACGGCATAATTTAGTGGGAACCTTGGACAAGCATAAATCGACGGTGAATGCGCTTGCTTTAAACGACGAGGGATCGATATTGTTTTCAGGAGGGAGTGATGGTAGAATCCTGGTGTGGGAGAAAAGAGATGATGAGAATGAGGTGGGATATGTGGAATCATTGTGGGATCATAAAGGGGCGATATTATGCTTGATCAACGTAGGGGAATGGTTTGTGAGTGGATCATCAGATCGGACGGTGAGGGTTTGGCAACGTGGTGGGAAAGAAGGTGGTGGGTTCCATTGTAGCATAGTTCTGGAGGGACATGAAAAACCTGTGAAGTCGTTGGTAGCAGTTGAAACAAGAGTGTTGGAGGGTGTGTTTTCCATATGCAGTGGAAGTTTAGATGGAGAAATTAGGGTTTGGGAGATCTCAATATGTTCTAACTTTAAAATTCCCATGAATTCAATAAAACTTGCTTGA